The nucleotide window atgtaatatattgcagaatatacaaatatatcttatattCCACCGAACAAACACAAAAGACCGAGTCTCGCTGTATCGCTCAGGCTGCACTGCAGTGTCTATTCACAGGCGCGATCCCACTACTGATCGGCACGGGGGATTTGACCTGCTCCGTCGCCGACCTGGGCCGGTTCACCCCTCCTTAGACGACCTGGTGGTCCCGGGCTCCCCCAGGAGCACCATATCGATACCGAACTTAGCGCGGACACCCGATCGACATAGTCCACTGCAGCCCAGAACCCCTGAGCTCAAGCGATCCGCCAGCCTCAGCCTCCCAGCAGCTTGGATTACAGGCGCACGCCACCGCACCCGGCGAGAGCTGCGGGGATCAGCGCTGCTATTGAATCAAATGTGCGCCCAGCGCCCTCTAGTGTATGAAAGTAGAATCTGGTATGATTAGTCAGTGTGAACCAAAGCATTTTCCAATCTTTTTGGTATCTATTATTGTTAAACGTAAGTGGTGGCCTACATTTCCATTAAATACATGCTTTAAGTTAATTTAGCACAATGCACAAgatcaaatataaaatgttgaaCCACACGAAGCCTGCAATTTCTGTAGACATAAGTTTAAATTGCAGAGCCTATATATCTTAAGCCTACATCAGattactataataaaataatcattttCTATAAATATTTTAGCTGGTTTGATGTATAAAAATATGTGTAAAATATTGACTTACTAAATTATAGGCCTATTTATTGTGTGTAAGCAATTTACATAAGTTTTAATCAAGGTTGTAAGCTTGTGAATTAGCTTACAGCACAGAACAACTAAAAgcttaactttaaaaaaaaaacaacttaacTTGGAATTTGTGACGGTCAATTAGTCTGTAAAAGATGATCATAAAAAGGTCAAGAAATAAAAGAAATTCTGATTGGATAAAGAGGAGACAGATTTTGAAAAGTTTTGTAAAACACCCTCCTGTCTTTTGCTTGTTCAGCTTGCAGTGGAGTCTAAATGAGTTTGCCGCACGTACATGTATGTGCAAAAAtacactaacagttgactgtggattatttagtagtgaggaaacaATCCTAGACAAAGATAAGTGTAAGAtgtaagccctcatgtttgccatgcaTCTTTGTCTAGTATTGTTTTCCTCTCTGCAGAGTCAATAACTACAGACCTCCGAACTTTGTGtgaccttcagattagctcaagaacagtgcgttgAATGGGTTTTCAAGGCCTAgaagctgcatccaagccttacatcagcCTATTGCTGACTGTCTTTCCTGTTATTGTTATCCTGCAGTGTTAATTTAGTCGGATGACTGACGCTATTCTTTGTGGGGAGCCACGACTTCTAGGTGCATTTAAAGGGGCCGGGGGCTGTGTCTGTCATAGGTGAGCCGCTGCAAATGGCTTTTAATTTTTGGTAACGCATGAGTACTCTAACGCGTTACTTTTATGAATAGGTAACGCTGTATCATAACTGGTTACTTTTAATTGATGGTAACGTTGTAACCTCACTAACTACTTTCCAAAGTAACTATAACCAACACTGAACACGGTGAGTAGAGTGTCTAGCAATTGTCAAAGTTAAGACAGTGGTGTACAGCCTGAAAACATTTAGAGAACCACAGATGTAAAGATACTTATAGATGCATAGTAAAATTTCAGTTATTTCCACTTACCATGCGTGAGCTTCTGTTTCagtattcaaatataatttgccaGCATTCAACACATGAAACTGTTTGTTTACACATGAtctctaaatataaaaatgtgtaaCAAAGACAGTGTGGGTTTCCTTTTATGTTGTGatgtaaacaaaaaataaagaaaccaATAATTTTGAGACTGAACTTTAATAAGGAATGCACACCATAAATGTTCCAGTCAGCAGCCCCATAATCGTCTTAGAGTGAATGGTAAGAAAGGCATTACAGAGTGGTGGTACTTAAAACTGCATGTTATCCACGACCCCCCACTGCATTCATTGTTACACTGGCCACCTGCAGGGTAGAATAGCATAAATGTATTGTgtactttacacacacacacacacacacacacacacacacacacacacacacacacacacacacacacacacacacacacacacacacacacacacacacacacacacacacacacataaacactcacctaaaggattattaaaaACACCATATACTGAcctgaccccctttcgccttcagaactgcgttaattctatgtggcattgattcaacagggtgctgaaagcattctttagaaatgttggcccatattgataggatcgCATTttacagttgatggagatttgtgggatgcacatccagggcacgaagctcccgttccaccacatcccaaagatgctctattgggttgagatctgatgACTGTGAGgcccattttagtacagtgaactcattgtcatgttcaagaaaccaatttgaaatgattcaagctttgtgacatggtgcattatcctgctggaagtagccataagaggatgggtacatggtggtcataaagggatggacatggtcagaaacaacgctcaggtaggccgtggtaTTTAATAAAATGCCGAATTGGCACCAAGGGGCCTAAAGtctgccaagaaaacatccccattacaccaccaccagcctgcacagtggcaacaaggcatgatggatctatGTTCatattctgtttatgccaaattctgactctaccatctgaatgtctcaacagaaatcgagactcatcagaccaggcaacgtttttccagtcttcaactgtccaattttggtgaaattgtagcctctttttcctcttttcctctttttttagacgagtggtacctggtgggtcttctgctgttgtagcccatccgcctcaaggttgtgcgtgttgtggcttcacaaatgctttgctttaTACCGCGGTTGTattgagtggttatttcagtcaaagttgcttttctatcagcttgaatcagtcggcccattctcctctgacccctagcatcaacaaggcatatttgcccacaggactgccgcatactggatgtttttccctttttacactattttttgtaaaccctagaaatgacctataaatcacctttctctcccagagttcaggagattgtcttgaccaggaccacacccctaaatgtattgaagcaactgccacgtgattggttgattagataattacattattgagacattgaacaggtgtttctaataatcctttaggtgagtgtgtatatatattttatatatatatacatagagagagagagagagatggagagagagagagagagagagagagagagagagagagagagagagagagagagagagagagagagagagagagagagaatgcaaTTACCTTATTTTTCCAATCTAGAAAAGAAAGATTGAAAGCTACATGTCAACCCAGGAAAAGATTATGAAATATAAACCAAATTATCtgtcacatttattttaaaataaaaagatgAACTTACTGAATGCCCTGATTCTCCAGGAGGCACCTGTAAGTGGCGATCTCCTGCTCCAGGCGGCTCTTGATGTCCAGCAGGAGATCATAGTCTCTGCCCTGCTGTTCAATGCCAGAGCGCACCTGACAAAGCTCTGCCTCGTGTGTGTTGATATGTTTCTGGAAACCTGCTAGAATATCGCTGTACCTAGCCTCTGTGTCCAACAGTGAGCACTCCAGTGCTCCTTTCTGTGTGGGGGATGAGAaggggcagaaaaaaaaaaacagatttacaTTAGTCCAAGTAGTTAACTATACAGTCATTGAATAGAACAAAGCAAAGGCAGGTTTGCCTTAAATTGCTCATATCTAAATAACAAGGCTTAAAACATTTAGCATACATTAGAATTGTAAAGAATGGATACTTCACTGTAgggttgcaccgactagtcgaccttaatgccctgtcatgacgctttaagcttgacgtcaaagacgcacacacacacacacacacacacacacacacacacacacacacacacacacacacacacacacacacacacacacacacacacacacacacacacacacacacacacactgctttgTCTGGtgcactatctttctggggactttccatagacttaatggtttttatgccatacaaactgtacattctatcccctacTGCCCCTACCCCTGAACCTACTcgtcacaggaaacattcattttcacaaaaacaaaatttagtatgtttttgaatccatttacattgtggaccgctggctggtccccacaatgtaggtgatctcaggttttactatccttatggggacatttggtccccacaatgtaggacacacacacacaaaagtgtGTTATAATCACTTAGCATTTAACCTTAGTTGAGCCTTTTTTGTCCCTCAGATGAGTGGCCAAAACTTTCTTTCCACTGCCTCTCACAGCCcttttctattttctttctttctgtccaTCACATTCTGTATTTCCTGTGTCTCACCATGCTTAATTGAGACTGTAGCTCGATCTCCAGGCTCTGCAAAGTGCGTCGTGAATCTGAGATCTGTGATCTAGAGGTTTCCTGGCACACTGTGTTGGTGCCAGCATCTTTACACAGACCTGCCATCTTAAAGAgagtcacaaacacacatatcATGTGAGCTATTTAACTCATGAGTTACGTTTCACTGTAATGCTATTTGAAATCAAAAGTCTTCCACTATACATATGATGGCTGATTTGTGTTCAAATAGAGGAATTAGAAGTCTCACCTTCTCTTTGAACCAGCAATCCTGTTCTCTGCAGTGTTTGTCTATGATGGTCTCATAATGACAACGCATGTCATCCAAAGCTTTTTCCAGGTTTTGCTGAGGAGCAGCATCTACTTCCACACAAACTTTTGCACTTGTCAACTGACACATTATCGCAGCCACATCCTATAACCACATATGGCTCAAGCATTAGTTGTGAATTTAAGTTATTGCTTCCATTtatcttcatttaaaaacattaaaaacaaaaattacatttgtttttcaaTTATTCTGTTACACATCAGGCAAACTGCTACAAACCTCTTGGTGAATTTTCTTCAAATATATCAGCTCCTCCTGCAGAGCACAGATCTGCCTCTCCAAGTCGGCCTTCGCCAGACATGTCTTATCAAGTATACGATGCAGGTTATCGATGTCAGCCTTCACACACTGCCTTATCAATGACTCATTCTCATACCTGATTGGTGGAAAGGTCAGAGGGGAAGGAAGTTatcatgaaattaaaatgaaaaaaatgaaagtgaTCTATGTACAAACAAAAAGCAAAGTTTCCACTATGACTGTGGATGTATTGTATTTATTGCTGTgaaggggggattttgaaatccactgccgcttcaatatacctgtatatatttatatccttattaacttcataatcaaaaccttaattaatatttatcttcctatattacctatattattataatgattctatccagttatgattttgttttagtttcttgttttctaaagtgtgtatttggtccctgaggagtgactgagggtctggcctagagatgtgtgatgtgtcactaaacactggcaacaaggtcatatgtt belongs to Pseudorasbora parva isolate DD20220531a chromosome 22, ASM2467924v1, whole genome shotgun sequence and includes:
- the LOC137058859 gene encoding keratin, type I cytoskeletal 19, with translation MAGGCYGRDYDYIQKTEKATMQNLNDRLASYLDKVHFLEAANATLERQIREYYEKKGPICQRDFSCYLKTIACLQGKIKDATINNSKILLRIDNSKLAVEDFRIKYENESLIRQCVKADIDNLHRILDKTCLAKADLERQICALQEELIYLKKIHQEDVAAIMCQLTSAKVCVEVDAAPQQNLEKALDDMRCHYETIIDKHCREQDCWFKEKMAGLCKDAGTNTVCQETSRSQISDSRRTLQSLEIELQSQLSMKGALECSLLDTEARYSDILAGFQKHINTHEAELCQVRSGIEQQGRDYDLLLDIKSRLEQEIATYRCLLENQGIQ